From the Lolium rigidum isolate FL_2022 chromosome 2, APGP_CSIRO_Lrig_0.1, whole genome shotgun sequence genome, one window contains:
- the LOC124691735 gene encoding HIPL1 protein-like: MPMPTSRRPRPAAVLSCCCLVLGFLLLLLPASRAFPLCTDQRAPLPLNGTLAFCGYAGASCCDTAADAALRKQFDAANVSDAPCAAVLKSVLCAKCNPYSAELFDAGPNIRPIPFLCNSTSSATSAQSKETTTQDYCKLVWETCKDATILNSPFQPPLQGGAGLPSSSSKLTDAWQSENDFCTSFGGAATDRSVCFGGNTVSFNTTETSASPKGVCLERIDNGSIPYLNMVPHPDGSNRVFLGTQAGKIWLATVPEQGSGGTLRFDEAVPFVDLTDQVHFDSAFGLMGMAFHPDFATNGRFFASYNCDRTKSPSCSGRCSCNSDVGCDPSKLGLDNGAQPCQYQAVVSEYSAKGSSSNVSEVTSADPSEVKRIFTMGLPYTSQHGGQILFGPTDGYLYFMMGDGGQKGDPFNFAQNKKSLLGKIMRLDIDSAPGPGKITNQSLWGNYSIPKDNPFSDDSGLEPEIWALGVRNPWRCSFDFERPSYFYCADVGQDKYEEVDLISKGGNYGWRIYEGPLVYDPPWTPGGNTSLKSTNVIPPIMGYNHSDVNKNIGSASIMGGYVYRGSADPCLYGRYLYADLYASAMWTGTETPESSGNYTSSLISFGCSKNSPIPCESAAGSPLPSLGYIYSFGEDNSKDVYVLASKGVYRVVRPSLCGYTCPTEKPETNNGKAPGGDSSSAPGAGLGTQMGALLLSVIMSLVLIR; the protein is encoded by the exons ATGCCGatgccgacgagccgccggccacgtCCTGCCGCCGTCCTCAGCTGCTGCTGCTTAGTCttgggcttcctcctccttcttctccctgcCTCCCGCGCCTTCCCGCTCTGCACCGACCAAA GGGCGCCGCTGCCACTCAACGGGACGCTCGCCTTCTGCGGCTACGCCGGCGCCAGCTGCTGCGacaccgccgccgacgccgccctgCGCAAGCAGTTCGACGCCGCCAACGTCTCCGACGCACCGTGCGCCGCCGTCCTCAAGTCCGTTCTCTGCGCG AAATGCAACCCATACTCCGCTGAACTGTTCGACGCCGGTCCAAACATCAGACCGATCCCCTTCTTGTGCAATTCTACCTCCTCGGCGACTTCCGCCCAGTCCAAGGAAACAACAACACAGGACTACTGCAAGCTAGTCTGGGAAACCTGCAAGGACGCGACCATACTCAACTCCCCCTTCCAGCCACCGCTGCAAGGAGGCGCGGGGCTACCCAGCTCATCGTCGAAGCTTACCGATGCCTGGCAGTCCGAAAACGACTTCTGCACGTCGTTTGGTGGCGCAGCTACTGACCGATCAGTATGCTTTGGCGGGAACACAGTTTCATTTAACACTACTGAAACTTCGGCCTCTCCGAAAGGGGTATGCCTAGAGAGGATCGACAATGGGTCCATTCCATACCTCAACATGGTTCCTCACCCTGATGGGTCTAACAGAGTCTTCCTGGGCACCCAAGCTGGGAAGATATGGCTGGCCACTGTGCCGGAGCAGGGTTCAGGAGGCACACTGCGGTTCGACGAGGCTGTCCCATTCGTCGATCTGACTGACCAGGTGCATTTTGACTCTGCGTTTGGGCTCATGGGCATGGCATTCCATCCCGACTTTGCGACCAACGGACGCTTCTTTGCCTCCTACAACTGTGACAGGACAAAGTCACCCAGCTGTTCTGGCAGGTGCTCTTGCAACTCTGATGTGGGCTGTGATCCCTCGAAGCTTGGCCTTGATAATGGCGCTCAGCCATGCCAGTATCAGGCTGTTGTGTCGGAGTATTCTGCTAAAGGTTCATCATCGAATGTTTCTGAG GTGACGTCTGCTGATCCGTCCGAAGTTAAAAGGATTTTTACCATGGGGTTGCCTTATACATCTCAGCATGGAGGTCAGATACTTTTTGGACCTACTGATGGATACCTCTACTTCATGATGGGGGATGGTGGACAGAAAGGAGACCCTTTTAATTTTGCACAGAACAAAAAGTCACTTTTGGGGAAAATCATGAGGCTTGACATAGACAGTGCACCAG GACCGGGTAAAATCACTAACCAAAGCTTATGGGGTAATTATTCCATTCCAAAAGACAACCCGTTCTCTGATGATAGTGGCTTAGAACCAGAAATTTGGGCATTGGGTGTTAGAAACCCTTGGAGATGCAGCTTTGATTTTGAGAGGCCTTCCTACTTCTACTGTGCAGATGTTGGTCAG GATAAATACGAGGAAGTTGATCTGATCTCAAAGGGTGGAAACTACGGGTGGCGTATTTATGAGGGTCCACTGGTTTACGATCCACCATGGACACCTGGAGGAAACACATCACTCAAGTCCACAAACGTCATTCCTCCTATCATGGGATACAACCATTCCGATGTCAATAAAAACATTGGATCTGCGTCAATCATGGGTGGTTATGTCTATCGAGGATCTGCTGACCCCTGCTTGTACGGAAG GTACTTGTATGCTGACCTGTACGCATCAGCAATGTGGACCGGCACGGAGACCCCGGAGAGCAGCGGGAACTACACCTCCAGTTTGATCTCCTTCGGCTGCTCCAAGAACTCTCCCATACCCTGTGAGAGCGCTGCTGGGAGCCCTCTCCCGTCGCTTGGCTACATATATTCCTTTGGCGAGGACAACAGCAAGGATGTCTACGTCTTGGCGAGCAAAGGTGTCTACCGAGTTGTTCGGCCCAGCCTCTGCGGCTACACTTGCCCAACAGAGAAACCTGAGACGAACAATGGGAAGGCGCCAGGTGGGGATTCGTCAAGCGCGCCGGGTGCAGGATTGGGCACGCAGATGGGGGCACTTTTGCTGTCTGTTATCATGTCCTTGGTTTTGATAAGATAG
- the LOC124686413 gene encoding eukaryotic translation initiation factor 5-like: protein MALQNIGASNKDDAFYRYKMPRMLTKIEGRGNGIKTNIVNMVDIAKALARPASYTTKYFGCELGAQSKFDEKTGISIVNGAHDTGKLADILENFIKKYVQCANCGNPETEVLVSKKQTISLKCAACGFLSDVDMRDKLTNFILKNPPEEKKGGKDKKAMRRAEKERLKEGAAADEEMKKLKKDAAKKKGCSSKENTVKRVTTRKKAGGGGGSSEEEHSTSPTHSGDAADEDDDDVQWQTDTSAEAARKRIAEQLSAATAEMVVLSTEETPYDELVEEIKSSLGNAATAAQLKAVLSSSTLPAKDVMNALFKALFHGAGKGFANDVKKNREYLAVAVPDEGAQIVLLQAIGSFCSECSAEALKEVPVVLKVLYDGDVLEEETIVQWYDEAVAAGECSKAVENARRFVEWLQSAESDEE from the coding sequence ATGGCGCTGCAAAACATTGGTGCTTCCAACAAGGATGATGCCTTCTACAGGTACAAGATGCCTAGAATGTTGACCAAAATAGAAGGCCGTGGGAATGGCATCAAGACGAATATCGTGAACATGGTTGATATAGCAAAAGCGCTTGCCAGACCAGCTTCCTACACAACGAAGTACTTTGGGTGTGAGCTTGGGGCGCAATCTAAGTTTGATGAAAAAACCGGGATCTCCATAGTTAATGGTGCTCATGACACCGGAAAGCTAGCTGATATTCTTGAGAACTTCATCAAGAAGTATGTGCAATGTGCTAACTGTGGCAACCCTGAGACGGAGGTCCTCGTCTCTAAGAAACAGACTATATCTCTGAAGTGCGCTGCCTGTGGCTTCCTCTCAGATGTTGACATGAGGGACAAGCTGACCAATTTCATCTTGAAAAACCCACCGGAAGAGAAGAAGGGAGGCAAAGACAAGAAAGCTATGCGGAGAGCAGAGAAGGAGCGGCTGAAAGAAGGCGCGGCTGCTGATGAGGAGATGAAGAAACTCAAAAAGGATGCGGCAAAGAAGAAAGGCTGTTCGTCGAAGGAGAATACTGTGAAACGTGTCACTACAAGGAAGAAGGCTGGCGGCGGTGGGGGTTCGTCTGAAGAAGAACATTCAACCTCGCCAACTCATAGTGGAGATGCTGCAGATGAAGATGACGACGATGTGCAGTGGCAAACTGATACGTCAGCAGAGGCTGCCAGGAAGCGCATCGCGGAGCAGCTGAGTGCAGCAACTGCCGAAATGGTTGTGCTTTCCACTGAGGAGACTCCTTATGATGAACTGGTTGAGGAGATCAAGTCTAGCTTGGGCAACGCTGCCACTGCAGCTCAGCTCAAGGCTGTGTTGTCCTCCTCAACTCTGCCCGCCAAGGATGTGATGAATGCTCTCTTTAAGGCGCTCTTCCACGGTGCAGGCAAGGGGTTTGCAAATGATGTCAAGAAGAACCGGGAGTACCTTGCTGTCGCTGTGCCCGATGAAGGAGCCCAGATTGTACTGCTCCAGGCTATCGGGTCATTCTGCAGCGAATGCAGTGCCGAGGCCCTGAAGGAGGTGCCTGTAGTCCTGAAGGTCCTCTACGACGGAGACGTCCTCGAGGAAGAAACCATTGTGCAGTGGTACGATGAAGCTGTTGCTGCCGGCGAGTGCTCCAAGGCTGTGGAGAATGCCAGGCGGTTTGTGGAGTGGCTCCAGAGCGCCGAATCTGATGAGGAGTAA
- the LOC124686412 gene encoding F-box/FBD/LRR-repeat protein At1g13570-like: protein MDAAGAVGGEAFINYAVEIAEFLNSLLPGGPLAKARIDFIVSHLISLLPPPSVPAPDDDGSSDSDDDHFSLSSSSSSDAGVDLPAVVMAPPVDGLDHIGRLPDDLLSNIISRLPTNEAARTMVLSTRWRLVWAATPLLVDDAHLRATNESREMCAVRAVSRCVAAHPGPVRAVRITRTSFDEQEYALQRLVASLAAKNVQDLILFNRPVPFAMPLPGDILSCASLTRLYVGLWRWPFPDTTAHPPAFPNLHELGLFHTIIEDKEVDALLAQCPKLNILSYAMACNFPSHLRVKSSSLRVVVEWRCSFDDVVIDDAPCLERLLFDSTGDLPIKIVHAPRLEVLGFLDLQLHTLEIGGFAIRAGMNVRPCAMLPSVKILAVQVRFWNDAEAKMLPTLLRCFPRLEKLHIMSIWSKSPDVGDDMDFWESLTTCSCLESHLKTFLLHGFQGRKHEAAFIRYIFKNGKVLESHGIVYGDSDDVVVKGSDGSSSSDDVVAEEGPMSGSVGEGNAPSGGSSASDVAEVEKRPMSGTVVGEGNAPSGGSSGKYVSAHLASPCWSFQKAIDLSVEDPFYVLGPVVALLNVVDDETAC, encoded by the exons ATGGACGCCGCCGGCGCCGTTGGTGGAGAAGCATTCATAAACTACGCCGTCGAAATCGCCGAGTTCCTCAACTCTCTGTTACCAGGGGGCCCGTTGGCGAAGGCCCGCATTGATTTCATCGTCTCCCACCtcatctccctcctccctccGCCCTCCGTCCCCGCGCCCGATGACgacggctcctccgactccgacgACGACCacttctccctctcctcctccagctcctccgACGCCGGGGTCGACTTGCCCGCTGTCGTTATGGCGCCGCCAGTTGACGGCCTGGACCACATCGGCCGCCTCCCGGACGACCTGCTCTCCAACATCATCTCCCGCCTCCCCACCAACGAAGCCGCGCGCACCATGGTCCTGTCGACGCGCTGGCGCTTGGTGTGGGCGGCGACGCCGCTCCTCGTCGACGACGCCCACCTCAGAGCCACCAACGAGTCCCGCGAGATGTGCGCCGTGCGCGCCGTCTCGCGCTGCGTGGCCGCTCACCCGGGCCCCGTCCGCGCCGTGCGCATCACCCGCACCTCCTTCGACGAGCAGGAGTACGCGCTCCAGCGCCTGGTCGCCAGCCTCGCCGCCAAGAACGTGCAGGACCTCATCCTCTTCAACCGCCCCGTGCCGTTCGCCATGCCGCTCCCCGGCGACATCCTCAGCTGCGCCTCCCTCACCCGCCTCTACGTCGGCCTCTGGCGCTGGCCCTTCCCGGACACTACCGCCCACCCGCCGGCCTTCCCCAACCTCCACGAGCTCGGCCTTTTCCACACCATCATCGAGGACAAGGAAGTCGACGCCTTGCTCGCGCAATGCCCCAAGCTGAACATCCTCTCCTACGCCATGGCGTGCAACTTCCCTTCACACCTCCGCGTCAAGTCCtccagcctccgtgttgtggtggAATGGAGATGCAgcttcgatgatgtcgtcatcgaTGATGCCCCCTGCCTGGAGCGCCTGCTCTTTGATAGTACTGGAGACCTACCCATCAAGATTGTGCACGCGCCCAGGCTGGAGGTCCTCGGGTTCTTGGACCTCCAGCTCCACACGCTTGAGATCGGCGGCTTTGCCATCAGG GCTGGGATGAATGTGAGACCTTGTGCCATGCTTCCAAGTGTGAAGATACTTGCTGTCCAGGTACGGTTTTGGAATGACGCGGAGGCCAAGATGCTGCCCACTCTGCTCAGATGTTTTCCTCGCCTCGAGAAACTTCACATCATG TCCATTTGGTCCAAGTCACCTGATGTTGGGGATGATATGGATTTCTGGGAGTCCCTGACCACCTGCAGCTGCCTTGAATCTCATCTGAAGACGTTCCTCCTCCACGGATTTCAGGGCAGGAAACACGAGGCGGCATTCATCCGTTACATTTTTAAGAATGGTAAGGTGCTTGAGTCCCATGGCATTGTATATGGTGACAGTGATGATGTGGTAGTGAAGGGATCAGATGGAAGCAGCTCCAGTGATGATGTGGTAGCGGAGGAAGGTCCAATGTCAGGTTCTGTTGGCGAGGGCAATGCGCCGTCAGGTGGAAGCAGTGCCAGTGATGTTGCGGAAGTGGAAAAACGGCCAATGTCAGGCACCGTTGTTGGCGAGGGCAATGCGCCATCAGGTGGAAGCAGTGGCAAGTATGTTTCTGCTCACCTTGCCTCCCCTTGCTGGAGCTTTCAGAAAGCCATTGACTTGTCAGTGGAGGATCCCTTCTATGTGCTGGGGCCTGTCGTTGCTCTGCTCAATGTTGTTGACGATGAGACGGCGTGCTAG